Proteins encoded by one window of Pseudomonas sp. PSKL.D1:
- a CDS encoding sulfate/molybdate ABC transporter ATP-binding protein, translating to MSIEVRNVSKRFNSFQALDNINLDINSGELVALLGPSGCGKTTLLRIIAGLETPDNGSIVFHGEDVSGHDVRDRNVGFVFQHYALFRHMSVFDNVAFGLRMKPKGERPSESKIAEKVHELLNMVQLDWLSDRYPEQLSGGQRQRIALARALAVEPKVLLLDEPFGALDAKVRKELRRWLARLHEDINLTSVFVTHDQEEAMEVADRIVVMNKGVIEQIGSPGEVYEQPANDFVYHFLGDSNRLALSEGHHVLFRPHEVSLSRHETEGHHAAEVRDIRPLGATTRVTLKVEGQSDLIEAEVVKDHDSLTGLARGETLFFRPKVWQKVADI from the coding sequence ATGTCGATCGAAGTTCGTAACGTCAGCAAGCGCTTCAACAGCTTCCAGGCTTTGGACAACATCAACCTGGACATCAACAGCGGTGAGTTGGTGGCCCTGCTCGGCCCGTCCGGCTGCGGCAAAACCACCCTGCTGCGCATCATCGCGGGCCTGGAAACGCCGGATAACGGCAGCATCGTGTTCCACGGCGAAGATGTATCCGGCCACGACGTGCGCGACCGCAACGTCGGGTTCGTATTCCAGCACTACGCATTGTTCCGCCACATGAGCGTGTTCGACAACGTTGCCTTCGGCTTGCGCATGAAGCCTAAAGGCGAGCGCCCGAGCGAAAGCAAAATTGCCGAGAAGGTTCATGAGCTGCTGAACATGGTGCAGCTCGATTGGTTGTCCGACCGCTACCCGGAGCAGTTGTCTGGTGGGCAGCGCCAGCGTATCGCCCTGGCCCGTGCCCTGGCCGTAGAACCCAAGGTACTGCTGCTCGACGAGCCGTTCGGCGCGCTGGATGCCAAAGTACGGAAAGAACTGCGCCGCTGGCTGGCGCGTCTGCACGAAGACATCAACCTGACCTCCGTGTTCGTGACCCACGATCAGGAAGAAGCCATGGAAGTGGCAGACCGCATCGTGGTGATGAACAAAGGTGTGATCGAGCAGATCGGCTCGCCTGGCGAGGTGTATGAGCAGCCGGCCAACGATTTCGTCTACCACTTCCTTGGCGACTCCAACCGCCTGGCCCTGAGCGAAGGGCACCACGTGCTGTTCCGCCCGCATGAGGTGTCGCTGTCGCGGCATGAAACCGAAGGCCACCATGCCGCCGAGGTACGTGATATCCGCCCGCTTGGCGCCACTACCCGGGTGACCCTGAAGGTGGAAGGGCAGAGTGACCTGATCGAGGCAGAAGTGGTGAAGGATCACGATAGCCTGACAGGCCTGGCGCGGGGGGAGACGCTGTTCTTCCGGCCGAAGGTTTGGCAGAAGGTGGCGGATATCTAG
- a CDS encoding energy transducer TonB: MGNVQSAVRAYDQPWRPAPGDLVELGRTLRLPLGQLRLQRTPVSGLKRRDKMALGLLVLALHGAAAYWVSQAPTPELPVVPPQIPPMTIEFAAPAPPVLEPPPPAPAPPVVETPPPPVVDELAAKPKPKPKPVPKPVAKQPPKPQPKPVEAPPPAPAPVAAPAPPAPPAPAPVTPPSANAAYLKNPAPEYPQMAQRRGWEGTVLLRVEVLASGKPGQIQIQKSSGRDALDAAALAAVKRWSFVPAKQGDVAQAGWVSVPIDFKLR, translated from the coding sequence ATGGGTAATGTCCAGTCGGCCGTCAGGGCCTACGACCAGCCATGGCGCCCGGCCCCAGGCGACTTGGTCGAGTTGGGACGGACGCTTCGACTGCCATTGGGCCAGCTGCGCCTGCAGCGCACCCCCGTCAGTGGCCTGAAGCGCCGTGACAAAATGGCCTTGGGCCTGCTGGTGCTGGCCCTGCACGGTGCCGCCGCCTATTGGGTAAGCCAGGCACCCACGCCTGAATTGCCGGTGGTGCCGCCGCAGATTCCACCCATGACCATCGAATTTGCCGCACCTGCACCACCTGTGCTGGAGCCACCACCGCCCGCCCCGGCGCCACCGGTTGTCGAAACGCCGCCTCCGCCAGTGGTTGACGAACTGGCCGCAAAGCCCAAGCCCAAGCCAAAACCTGTGCCCAAGCCCGTGGCCAAGCAGCCGCCCAAGCCACAGCCCAAACCGGTCGAAGCACCACCACCGGCACCTGCGCCAGTCGCCGCCCCGGCACCACCCGCGCCGCCTGCACCCGCGCCGGTGACGCCGCCTTCGGCCAACGCGGCGTACCTGAAGAACCCCGCGCCGGAATACCCACAGATGGCCCAGCGCCGTGGCTGGGAAGGCACGGTGCTGTTGCGTGTGGAAGTGCTTGCCAGTGGCAAACCAGGGCAGATCCAGATTCAGAAAAGCAGCGGTCGCGATGCGCTCGACGCCGCTGCCTTGGCCGCGGTCAAGCGTTGGAGCTTTGTCCCCGCCAAGCAGGGCGACGTGGCCCAGGCTGGCTGGGTCAGCGTGCCGATCGATTTCAAGCTTCGTTAA
- a CDS encoding MotA/TolQ/ExbB proton channel family protein: MSLLVSPLESVESAVIWLLVGFSVVTWGLALVKVTQFVRLKNQDKRFHQQFWAASSLDSAAEISHDLPGPAARVAQSGYAAIAVGDTQANDLSHAINHQDRLERALRQQIVRERRSLETGLAVVASIGSTSPFIGLFGTVWGIMEALKGISAAGSASLETVAGPIGAALVATGVGIAVAVPAVLVYNYFLRRLKLTAADLDDFAHDFYSLAQKSAFRVLVHPAVHKAQAGFTQPVKEAS; this comes from the coding sequence ATGAGCCTGCTGGTATCCCCCCTCGAGTCCGTTGAAAGTGCAGTCATCTGGCTGCTGGTCGGTTTTTCCGTCGTTACTTGGGGCCTGGCCCTGGTCAAGGTCACGCAGTTTGTGCGGCTGAAGAACCAGGACAAACGCTTCCACCAGCAATTCTGGGCAGCCTCCAGCCTGGACTCGGCAGCCGAAATCAGCCATGACCTGCCCGGCCCGGCTGCCCGTGTTGCACAGTCCGGCTATGCCGCCATTGCCGTCGGCGATACCCAGGCCAATGACCTGAGCCACGCCATCAACCACCAAGACCGCCTGGAGCGCGCCCTGCGCCAGCAAATCGTGCGTGAGCGCCGCTCGCTTGAAACCGGCCTGGCCGTGGTCGCCAGTATCGGCAGCACCTCGCCCTTCATCGGCTTGTTTGGCACTGTGTGGGGCATCATGGAAGCGCTCAAAGGCATCAGTGCTGCAGGCTCCGCCAGCCTGGAAACCGTAGCCGGCCCGATCGGTGCGGCGCTGGTCGCCACCGGCGTGGGTATTGCCGTGGCAGTGCCAGCGGTGCTGGTTTACAACTACTTCCTGCGCCGCCTGAAGCTGACTGCGGCTGACCTCGACGACTTCGCCCACGACTTCTACAGCCTGGCCCAGAAGAGCGCCTTCCGTGTGCTGGTGCACCCGGCCGTGCACAAGGCCCAGGCCGGTTTCACCCAGCCCGTGAAGGAGGCGTCCTGA
- a CDS encoding ExbD/TolR family protein codes for MAFSTQDSDEVLSEINVTPLVDVMLVLLVVFIVTAPLLTNAIPINLPKTEAVAPVEQKDPLVVSIDGAGKLFINKDEIQPDLLETNLKAAKDKDADVRVQLQADDGVNYGEVARAMAAIERAGISKLAVITAR; via the coding sequence ATGGCCTTTTCGACTCAAGACAGCGACGAAGTCCTCAGTGAGATCAACGTCACGCCGTTGGTGGACGTCATGCTGGTGCTGCTGGTGGTGTTTATCGTCACCGCGCCGCTGCTGACCAATGCCATCCCCATCAACCTGCCCAAGACCGAGGCAGTTGCGCCGGTGGAGCAGAAAGACCCGCTGGTGGTAAGCATCGACGGTGCGGGCAAGTTGTTCATCAACAAGGACGAGATTCAGCCGGATTTGCTGGAAACCAACCTCAAGGCGGCCAAGGACAAAGACGCGGATGTGCGTGTGCAACTGCAGGCTGACGATGGCGTGAACTACGGCGAAGTGGCGCGGGCCATGGCGGCGATTGAACGCGCCGGGATCAGCAAGTTGGCGGTGATCACCGCGCGGTGA
- a CDS encoding alpha/beta hydrolase, which translates to MRNESIRYLIVPGWQGSPDNHWQSHWQRTLPNSARVEQHDWLTPQRRDWVQALEQAIAAEPSPVILIAHSLGCITVAHWAAEASPALLQRVRGALLVAPADVERPTCAPALRNFAPIPLQVLPFPSQVVSSDNDPAVSVPRALYLAQVWGAEAGLLTNAGHINVKSGHERWEQGFAYLYRLQSRVEQRALRSA; encoded by the coding sequence ATGCGCAATGAGTCAATTCGTTACCTGATTGTGCCGGGCTGGCAAGGATCGCCAGACAACCATTGGCAAAGTCACTGGCAGCGCACCCTGCCCAACAGCGCCCGGGTCGAGCAGCATGACTGGCTCACTCCGCAGCGTCGCGATTGGGTACAGGCGCTGGAGCAGGCGATTGCCGCCGAGCCCTCGCCAGTGATCCTGATCGCCCACAGCCTGGGCTGCATTACGGTCGCCCATTGGGCGGCCGAAGCCAGCCCGGCGTTGTTGCAGCGGGTGCGTGGCGCGTTGCTGGTGGCCCCGGCGGATGTCGAACGGCCAACCTGCGCGCCTGCGCTGCGCAACTTTGCGCCTATCCCGCTGCAGGTTTTGCCGTTCCCCAGCCAAGTGGTCAGCTCCGATAATGACCCGGCAGTGAGCGTGCCGCGCGCGCTTTACCTAGCTCAGGTATGGGGTGCCGAAGCGGGGCTGCTGACCAACGCAGGGCACATCAACGTCAAATCCGGGCATGAGCGCTGGGAGCAGGGCTTCGCATACCTTTACCGCCTGCAAAGCCGGGTTGAGCAACGCGCACTGCGCAGCGCCTGA
- a CDS encoding sigma 54-interacting transcriptional regulator: MTFQNPFGQPLLTFPELDKSPLSIRAKALVFIDPRSQQLRQTLERLAPQPLPVLIRGETGTGKELLARQIHRASDRAGLFVSVNCAAISPTYADAELFGYSAGSQGGTASSRAGWFGSANGGTLYLDEIADLPLEIQGKLLAALENREVTRVGAQQPQPVDVRLVAATSIDLARVVRAGRFNERLYQYLLEGALELPPLRDRPGDILPLAEYFVGIYSVRLQRAVPLISEAAQRVLEAHAWPGNTRELENVVHFALLVNDSEEIQPEDLDLPHPPR, from the coding sequence ATGACATTTCAAAACCCGTTCGGCCAGCCGCTGCTGACCTTCCCTGAACTGGACAAAAGCCCTTTGAGCATCCGCGCCAAAGCGCTGGTGTTCATCGACCCCCGTTCTCAGCAATTGCGCCAAACCCTTGAGCGTCTGGCCCCGCAACCGCTGCCAGTGCTGATACGTGGTGAAACGGGTACCGGCAAGGAACTGCTGGCCCGGCAGATTCACCGCGCCAGCGACCGGGCCGGGCTTTTTGTCTCGGTCAACTGCGCGGCCATCAGCCCCACCTATGCCGATGCCGAGCTGTTCGGCTACAGCGCAGGCAGCCAGGGCGGTACTGCCAGCAGCCGTGCAGGTTGGTTTGGCTCTGCAAACGGCGGCACGCTCTACCTGGACGAAATTGCCGACCTGCCGCTGGAAATCCAGGGGAAACTCCTCGCCGCACTGGAGAACCGCGAAGTCACCCGTGTGGGCGCACAGCAACCGCAGCCTGTGGATGTGCGGCTGGTAGCCGCCACCAGCATCGACTTGGCGCGCGTGGTTCGTGCTGGCCGTTTCAACGAGCGCTTGTATCAGTACCTGCTTGAGGGTGCCCTGGAGCTTCCGCCACTGCGCGACCGCCCCGGCGATATCCTACCGCTGGCCGAGTATTTCGTGGGCATCTACAGCGTTCGCCTGCAGCGCGCGGTACCCCTGATCAGCGAGGCAGCACAACGTGTGCTGGAGGCACATGCCTGGCCGGGCAACACCCGTGAGCTGGAGAATGTGGTGCACTTCGCACTGCTGGTCAATGACAGCGAAGAGATACAGCCGGAAGACCTCGACCTTCCGCACCCCCCGCGCTAG
- a CDS encoding MetQ/NlpA family ABC transporter substrate-binding protein, with protein MKKTLLTTALAAALSFSGLAAAAEKLVVAATPVPHAEILELIKPTLAKEGVDLQIKVFTDYVQPNVQVDQKRLDANYFQTLPYLKSFNEGKGTHLETVIGVHVEPFGGYSKKIKSLSELKDGATVAIPNEGSNSGRALILLQKAGLITLKDPKNALATPKDIAENPKKLKFRELESAMLPRVLDQVDLDMINTNYALEAGLNPAKDALVIEGSDSPYVNFLVARPDNKDSEAIQKLAKALTSPEVKEFIAKKYSGAVLPAF; from the coding sequence ATGAAGAAGACCCTGCTGACCACGGCCCTGGCCGCTGCCCTGTCGTTCTCCGGCTTGGCCGCCGCCGCTGAAAAACTGGTGGTTGCCGCTACTCCCGTACCGCACGCTGAAATTCTTGAGCTGATCAAACCGACCCTGGCCAAAGAAGGCGTGGACCTGCAGATCAAAGTCTTCACCGACTACGTGCAGCCAAACGTGCAAGTCGACCAGAAACGCCTGGATGCCAACTACTTCCAGACCCTGCCATACCTGAAGAGCTTCAACGAAGGCAAAGGCACTCACCTGGAAACCGTAATCGGCGTACACGTCGAGCCTTTCGGCGGCTACTCGAAGAAGATCAAGAGCCTGAGCGAGCTCAAGGACGGCGCCACCGTTGCCATTCCTAACGAAGGCAGCAACAGCGGCCGTGCCCTGATCCTGCTGCAGAAGGCTGGCCTGATCACCCTGAAAGACCCGAAAAACGCCCTGGCCACCCCGAAAGACATCGCCGAAAACCCGAAAAAGCTCAAGTTCCGCGAGCTGGAGTCGGCCATGCTGCCACGCGTGCTGGACCAGGTTGACCTGGACATGATCAACACCAACTACGCCCTGGAAGCCGGCCTGAACCCGGCCAAGGATGCGCTGGTCATCGAAGGCAGCGATTCGCCTTACGTGAACTTCCTGGTTGCCCGCCCGGACAACAAGGACAGCGAGGCCATCCAGAAACTGGCCAAGGCGCTGACCAGCCCTGAGGTGAAGGAATTCATCGCCAAGAAATACAGTGGCGCGGTGCTGCCGGCGTTCTAA
- a CDS encoding alpha/beta fold hydrolase, whose amino-acid sequence MQRQYVETDGARMSYVDQGEGFPVLLGHSYLWDAEMWQPQIEALSKQFRVIVPEIWGHGASDAPPGTTTDMNALARQHLKLLDALDIDKCHLVGLSVGGMWGARLAVEHPQRVDRVVLMDTYLGAEPAETRDKYFALLEAAKAAGSFPDPLLDIIVPIFFHADGQTAPEEREKFRAKLKASTAETIRDSFYPLGRLIFGRTDFLPRLNEMASERTFILCGDKDIPRPPEESSEMSRIIGCLAAQIPVAGHISSLENPKVINDFLLNWLPRNQ is encoded by the coding sequence ATGCAAAGGCAATATGTAGAAACCGACGGCGCACGCATGAGCTATGTCGACCAAGGCGAAGGCTTCCCGGTGCTGCTCGGCCATAGCTACCTGTGGGATGCCGAGATGTGGCAGCCGCAGATCGAAGCGCTGTCGAAGCAATTTCGCGTCATCGTGCCCGAGATATGGGGGCATGGCGCGTCAGATGCACCGCCCGGCACCACCACCGACATGAATGCCCTGGCCCGGCAGCATCTGAAACTGCTCGATGCCCTGGACATAGACAAATGCCATTTGGTTGGCCTTTCAGTAGGTGGCATGTGGGGCGCGCGCTTGGCCGTTGAGCATCCGCAACGGGTTGATCGGGTGGTGTTGATGGACACCTACCTTGGCGCAGAACCGGCAGAAACCCGCGACAAGTACTTTGCGCTACTGGAAGCAGCCAAAGCGGCCGGCAGCTTCCCCGATCCGCTGCTGGATATCATCGTACCGATCTTCTTCCATGCTGACGGGCAAACTGCCCCGGAAGAGCGCGAGAAGTTTCGCGCCAAACTCAAGGCCAGCACCGCCGAGACCATTCGCGACAGTTTTTACCCGCTGGGCAGGCTTATCTTCGGGCGGACGGATTTCTTGCCACGACTGAATGAAATGGCCAGTGAGCGAACCTTCATCCTGTGCGGCGACAAGGACATTCCCCGCCCACCTGAAGAATCCAGCGAGATGTCCCGGATCATCGGCTGCCTGGCCGCGCAGATACCGGTTGCAGGGCATATTTCGAGCCTTGAGAACCCAAAAGTCATCAACGACTTTCTATTGAACTGGCTGCCGCGCAACCAGTGA